The following are from one region of the Escherichia sp. E4742 genome:
- a CDS encoding ParA family protein, producing the protein MNILPVVSTKGGEGKSTQSANLAGFLADAGLRTLLIDGDHAQPTASNIFPLTYEAPAGLFELLMRTADLSHPDNIISRTAIDGLDLIVSNDPHEQLKTAMLHAPDGRLRLRNVLQHPLFQSYDVIVVDSQGARSVMLEMIVLSATESVVGMVNPVLPDVREFIRGTVNVMENLLPYRELGIPLPKVRTLVNCMDYTALARQTLAELTDIINSGRYSKVLPEGAVTLLSTQIYDLNIYKQGHAAGQPVHRLEKASARRSDSALVTMHSLACELLPEWSEFFDELLENGGMRQW; encoded by the coding sequence ATGAACATTCTGCCCGTTGTGTCCACCAAAGGTGGCGAAGGAAAATCAACCCAGTCTGCTAACCTTGCCGGTTTTCTGGCGGATGCTGGTCTCCGTACTCTGCTGATAGACGGAGACCATGCCCAGCCCACGGCAAGCAATATCTTTCCGCTGACGTATGAAGCGCCGGCCGGTCTTTTTGAATTACTGATGCGCACGGCTGACCTCAGTCATCCCGACAACATCATTTCCCGCACGGCTATCGACGGCCTTGACCTGATAGTCTCCAATGACCCCCATGAACAACTGAAAACGGCCATGCTTCATGCACCGGATGGTCGCCTCCGTCTGCGTAATGTGCTCCAGCATCCGCTTTTCCAGAGCTATGACGTCATTGTGGTGGATTCACAGGGCGCGCGTTCCGTCATGCTGGAAATGATTGTGCTGTCTGCCACGGAGTCTGTGGTGGGGATGGTGAATCCGGTTCTGCCGGATGTGCGTGAGTTCATTCGTGGCACAGTCAATGTCATGGAAAACCTGTTGCCCTACCGTGAACTGGGTATCCCCCTGCCGAAAGTCCGCACCCTGGTTAACTGCATGGATTATACGGCGCTGGCCAGACAAACACTGGCGGAGCTGACTGACATTATTAACTCCGGTCGCTACAGCAAAGTGCTTCCGGAAGGCGCGGTCACCCTGCTTTCAACACAGATTTATGACCTGAATATTTACAAACAGGGACACGCAGCCGGTCAGCCGGTGCACCGTCTTGAAAAAGCGTCTGCCCGTCGCAGTGATTCTGCGCTGGTCACCATGCACAGCCTGGCCTGTGAGCTGTTGCCGGAGTGGAGTGAGTTTTTTGATGAACTGCTGGAAAACGGAGGCATGCGTCAATGGTAA